A single genomic interval of Sinorhizobium garamanticum harbors:
- a CDS encoding group III truncated hemoglobin encodes MNDELQGRAAQPAAIRERAEAEMKALGIDDAFIGRLVDTFYGRVRAHPELGPVFDARLSGRWPEHMEKMKSFWSVVAFRSGAYGGKPVQAHLGIANMSPELFPKWLALFAATLDDIAPDNDAKAWFMATAERIARSLTLSLFYNPALDDPALKRS; translated from the coding sequence ATGAACGACGAATTGCAAGGTCGAGCTGCGCAACCCGCAGCGATCCGCGAACGCGCGGAAGCGGAAATGAAAGCACTCGGGATCGATGACGCGTTCATCGGTCGGCTGGTCGACACGTTTTATGGCCGGGTGCGCGCGCATCCGGAGCTCGGGCCCGTGTTCGACGCAAGGCTTTCGGGGCGCTGGCCGGAGCACATGGAGAAGATGAAGAGCTTCTGGTCCGTAGTTGCCTTCCGCAGCGGCGCCTATGGCGGAAAGCCAGTCCAGGCGCATCTGGGCATCGCCAACATGTCACCGGAGCTTTTCCCGAAATGGCTGGCTCTCTTTGCCGCGACGCTTGACGACATTGCGCCTGATAATGACGCGAAGGCCTGGTTCATGGCCACGGCAGAGCGCATCGCGCGAAGCCTGACGCTCTCGCTCTTCTACAATCCGGCGCTCGACGACCCCGCACTCAAGCGTTCCTGA
- a CDS encoding pyrroline-5-carboxylate reductase, with product MKLGFIGTGALASAIVTGLKSLADNSVTVLLSPRNAEIATGLASRYPDVHVAADNQAVLDNCDTIMLAVRPQVAHDVLSKLRFRPDHHVVSLIATLSREEIAALTAPAEKVTKALPMPMIAYGQGATIILPPDPGMAALFGKLGKAIEVEDSAEFDALSVATATYATYFKYLDTIHGWLKDHGVGEARARDYIATLFKALAHAPETAPDAGFMHLAEEYATRGGLNEQILRELTDHRVFDHFAQSLDGVHRRILKS from the coding sequence ATGAAACTCGGCTTCATCGGCACCGGCGCGCTCGCATCCGCGATTGTTACCGGGCTAAAATCGCTCGCGGATAATTCCGTAACCGTTCTCCTGTCGCCTCGGAATGCGGAGATCGCCACTGGGCTGGCTTCCCGCTATCCGGACGTGCATGTTGCAGCCGATAATCAGGCGGTTCTCGACAATTGCGACACGATCATGCTCGCGGTTCGGCCGCAGGTTGCGCATGACGTGCTTTCTAAACTGCGGTTCCGGCCGGACCATCACGTCGTCAGCCTGATCGCCACGCTGTCCCGTGAGGAAATTGCGGCTTTGACCGCGCCTGCGGAAAAGGTGACGAAAGCCCTTCCCATGCCCATGATCGCCTACGGGCAGGGCGCGACAATCATCTTGCCGCCCGATCCGGGCATGGCCGCCTTGTTCGGCAAGCTGGGAAAGGCGATCGAGGTCGAGGATTCAGCCGAATTCGACGCACTGAGCGTCGCGACCGCGACCTATGCCACCTATTTCAAGTACCTCGATACGATCCATGGATGGCTGAAAGACCACGGCGTTGGAGAGGCGAGGGCGCGCGACTACATCGCCACCCTGTTCAAGGCACTCGCGCATGCACCGGAAACGGCGCCGGATGCGGGCTTCATGCATCTGGCGGAAGAATACGCAACGCGCGGCGGCCTCAACGAGCAGATCTTGCGCGAACTGACGGACCACAGGGTATTCGATCATTTCGCGCAGAGCCTGGATGGCGTGCATCGGCGTATTCTGAAATCTTGA
- a CDS encoding class I SAM-dependent methyltransferase, giving the protein MTGASTFNASTGDGYELQMGRWSRRLAVPFLAFAGASSGERVLDVGCGTGSLTFLLSERPDLEAICGIDYAPPYIEHATRSNSDPRVSFRVGDACALPFPDAAFDRVLSLLMLHFVSEPHRAVAEMRRVARPGVTVAATVWDARGGFVAGRLFLDTAAALDPTAGLLRARACTRPMTRPGELESAWRQAGLAEVETAELAIRMEFASFDDYWAPYLGKDGPGAEYVATLDEQARTSLRDAVRSAYLDGDVDGPRSYMAVAWAVKGIVS; this is encoded by the coding sequence ATGACGGGTGCATCGACGTTCAACGCCAGCACTGGTGACGGTTATGAGCTGCAGATGGGGCGTTGGAGCCGCCGGCTTGCTGTTCCATTTCTGGCATTCGCCGGGGCTTCGAGCGGTGAACGCGTGCTGGACGTCGGCTGCGGCACCGGTAGCCTGACGTTTCTATTGTCCGAGCGACCCGACCTCGAAGCGATCTGCGGGATAGACTACGCCCCGCCCTACATCGAACACGCGACCCGCAGCAACTCGGATCCGCGCGTCTCCTTCCGCGTCGGCGACGCATGCGCTCTGCCTTTCCCCGACGCGGCGTTCGACCGGGTTCTGTCGCTCCTGATGCTCCACTTCGTCTCCGAGCCGCATCGGGCCGTGGCGGAGATGCGCCGCGTCGCGCGGCCGGGAGTGACGGTCGCGGCCACCGTATGGGACGCGCGCGGCGGCTTTGTTGCCGGTCGCCTATTCCTGGATACCGCGGCTGCGCTCGATCCCACCGCTGGATTGCTTCGGGCGCGCGCCTGCACGCGTCCGATGACCCGGCCGGGCGAACTGGAATCGGCCTGGCGCCAAGCCGGCCTTGCCGAGGTCGAGACGGCAGAGCTTGCGATACGCATGGAGTTCGCTTCCTTCGACGACTACTGGGCGCCATACCTCGGCAAGGATGGGCCGGGCGCCGAATATGTCGCGACACTCGATGAGCAGGCACGCACAAGTCTGCGCGATGCGGTGCGTTCTGCTTACCTCGACGGTGACGTCGATGGTCCACGATCCTACATGGCGGTCGCCTGGGCCGTGAAGGGAATCGTGTCCTGA